In Prochlorococcus marinus XMU1406, the genomic stretch AAAATAACTTCTAGGTAAAATTTTGCTATTTTTTCTTAAAAAAAAATGTTTTTTTCCCTTGAATTAATACAAAACTAGTCTTATTTGCTTAATAAATCAAAAAAACCTTACGTTATTGCACAAAATTCAGTATGATCAGCAACTTAGGTTAATCATTTAGAAATTATTAGTTATGACTTTGCGTGTTGCAATTAACGGCTTTGGCAGAATTGGTCGAAACTTTATGCGTTGTTGGCTTAGTAGAGGGGCGTACACCAATATTGAAGTAGTTGGAATTAACGTGACCTCAGATCCTAAGACTAATGCCCATCTATTAAAGTATGACTCAGTTCTTGGCCAGCTTGATGGTGTTGATATTCAGTATACTGATGATACTTTTGTAATTAATAATAAGACAATTAAGTGTTTCTCTGATAGAAACCCATTGAATCTTCCTTGGAAAGAATGGGGTGTGGATTTGGTTATTGAATCTACTGGAGTTTTTAATACAGATGTAGGTGCAAGTAAGCACTTAGAAGTAGGAGCAAAAAAAGTTATCCTAACTGCTCCTGGTAAAGGCGATGGCGTTGGTACCTTTGTAGTTGGAGTTAATGCTGATACATATAAACACAAAGATTTTGATATTTTGAGTAATGCTAGTTGTACAACGAACTGCTTAGCTCCAGTAGTTAAAGTTTTAGACCAAACTTTTGGGATTAACAAAGGTTTGATGACTACAATTCATAGTTATACAGGGGATCAAAGAATTTTAGATAATAGTCATAGAGATCTAAGAAGAGCTAGA encodes the following:
- the gap gene encoding type I glyceraldehyde-3-phosphate dehydrogenase yields the protein MTLRVAINGFGRIGRNFMRCWLSRGAYTNIEVVGINVTSDPKTNAHLLKYDSVLGQLDGVDIQYTDDTFVINNKTIKCFSDRNPLNLPWKEWGVDLVIESTGVFNTDVGASKHLEVGAKKVILTAPGKGDGVGTFVVGVNADTYKHKDFDILSNASCTTNCLAPVVKVLDQTFGINKGLMTTIHSYTGDQRILDNSHRDLRRARAAATNIVPTSTGAAKAVALVYPEMKGKLTGIAMRVPTPNVSAVDFVFESSKSVTTEEVNNALKEASLNSMKGIIKYGDEPLVSSDYAGTNESSIVDSDLTMCIGDNLVKVLAWYDNEWGYSQRVVDLAEIVAKNWE